A single window of Leptospira kanakyensis DNA harbors:
- a CDS encoding glycosyltransferase family 87 protein yields the protein MWKFLENLEKSGKWVLAAIVLILLALSISRSKQKSDFLDYYHAAERWETGENLYRFDVAFELQTKIKTVEDLFQPENLHLLTALQNETATYIYPPLFSFLLIPFTYLSENGAALLFEILSIISLILILYLIFQNRELKNNNSKFPYLILTLCLVFNFRFLESHIQNNQVGLLLILLVLVSLTVRSHFFSGILLALAVSIKITPLVFLFVFVYEKQYKRILWFVFGMILWNALPLLYNWDYTIQMTNEWLTEILGNAFSNPLLRSWKNNQSLSSTLAKYFVSGADLINQPTYGMPFIQLSLSSLKIIQLGFMILFGIPLLLLWRKENKKWEIISLLFLISALFSGISWIHSFIICFVPIYFIMNRIFDLKNNNKEKYILVFILSLPILAHRTFVGSKIEATLSMFSILFYTTSLLYFYIVRFALRETENRN from the coding sequence ATGTGGAAATTTTTAGAAAACTTAGAGAAATCAGGGAAATGGGTCTTAGCGGCAATCGTTTTGATTCTTTTGGCCCTCTCCATCTCTAGATCCAAACAAAAATCGGATTTTTTAGATTATTACCATGCGGCAGAACGTTGGGAAACCGGAGAAAATCTCTACCGATTTGATGTGGCTTTCGAACTCCAAACAAAAATCAAAACCGTAGAAGACCTCTTCCAACCAGAAAATCTCCATCTTCTCACTGCCTTACAAAATGAAACGGCAACGTATATCTACCCTCCACTTTTTTCTTTTTTGCTCATACCTTTTACTTATTTATCTGAAAACGGCGCTGCCTTACTTTTTGAAATCCTAAGTATAATCTCTCTTATCCTTATCCTTTATTTGATTTTTCAAAACAGAGAACTTAAAAACAATAACTCAAAGTTCCCATACTTGATTCTAACCTTATGTTTGGTATTTAATTTTCGATTTTTAGAAAGCCATATCCAAAACAACCAAGTGGGATTACTTCTCATTTTACTTGTATTAGTTTCTCTCACAGTAAGATCTCATTTTTTCAGTGGAATCCTTTTGGCTCTCGCGGTGAGTATCAAAATCACACCTTTAGTATTTTTATTTGTTTTTGTTTATGAAAAACAATACAAACGAATCCTTTGGTTTGTATTCGGAATGATTCTTTGGAATGCCCTCCCCCTTCTTTACAACTGGGATTACACCATTCAAATGACAAATGAATGGCTTACTGAAATTTTAGGGAATGCTTTTAGTAACCCACTTCTTAGATCTTGGAAAAACAATCAGTCTTTAAGTTCTACACTCGCCAAATATTTTGTTTCGGGTGCAGATCTGATCAACCAACCAACGTATGGAATGCCCTTCATCCAACTTTCCCTTTCTAGTTTGAAGATCATCCAACTTGGTTTTATGATTTTGTTTGGGATTCCACTATTACTTCTTTGGCGCAAAGAAAACAAAAAATGGGAAATCATTTCCTTACTCTTTTTAATCTCTGCCCTTTTCAGTGGGATCAGTTGGATTCATAGTTTTATCATTTGTTTTGTGCCGATTTATTTCATTATGAATCGAATTTTTGACTTAAAAAATAATAATAAAGAAAAGTATATCTTAGTTTTTATTTTGAGTTTACCAATCCTTGCACATAGAACCTTTGTGGGGTCAAAAATAGAAGCCACACTTTCTATGTTTTCCATTCTATTTTACACAACTAGTCTATTGTATTTTTATATTGTAAGGTTTGCATTACGTGAAACAGAAAATCGGAATTGA